aggAGGCTCTCAGGTGAGCATCCAAAGCTGAGGGAGAGACACTGCAATCAAGGGGTCATGTTCTTTGAGATCAGAGAATTTTGAATTTAAATCCTCCTGTATTTACCAGCCATATGCCCTTGGGTAAATAATTTGTTCATCTCTCTGCTCAGTTtccatcagaaaaaaatagaatgaataatACTTCACAGGCCTGTTGCATTACAcgagataataaatgtgaaagaaacaCAGAGATTAAGTCTCAATAAATGTTGTTCCTCGGACTTGAGGACAGAGCAGGGGGAGAGGGTGGGCGGAACTGAGAGTAGCATGGACGTATCTACACGACCGTGTGTGAACAGATAGCTGGTGGAAAGTATAACCTAGGGAGCTCCGCTGGTGCTCTGAAGGACCTAGACAGGTGGGATGCGGCGGGGTGTGggaggaagttcaagagggaggggatatgtgtatacatacccctggtgacttagtggtaaggaatccacctgccaatgcgggagacaggggttcaatccctgattccagaagatcccctggagagggaaatggcaatccactccagtattcttacctggagaaccccatggacaaagaagcctggcatgctacagtctatggggttgcaaagagtcagacataactcagTGACAGAATACACACAAACATAGCTGATtaacttcactgtacagcagaaactaacataacactgtggaacaattatactccaataaagtgaattaataaaaaaatacaacttaataaaaagaaagaataagtgtGGTTCCTGTCCACCCCATAAGGCTATTGCCCTGAATAAATAAACCAATACTCCAAAGACAGTTAAAATTTCCTTGAAATAATTCTAGTCTGTAAGTTCAGTCATTTTTAATGAACTTtactgctgttgtttttgttaccAGTTTTACTAGCACCAGGGGCTTGCGGTAACTATGTCTACGAGCCTTTGAACACCACTTGAGCGTatctttattattactttttttgaaTTCCCTTATTTCTTTGTGTGAGCTTGGGAatcatttccttctttgcttAGTGCTGCTTTGGAGAAGCAGCCAGATGTCTCTACAATTTGTCATTTCTGGCCACATACTCTGTTATTTAGGTACTCTTCTTTGTTCAGCTATGATACCATGTCTATTAAACCATTTGTAGTCTGGAGAAACTATAATTGTGATGTTCTTGGCATGCAAAATGAAAGACACTGGGAGATTGAAAACTGGAGATAAAGGAGTACTTAAATGTCACTGTaggtctttaacttttttttttaataaaaagagataataaattttttaaaactttaattttatataaattgccTATTACCAGTGTGAGTGCTCTGATGAAAGATTATTAAACTATCCATTAAGCTGGCATACAGAGCTAAAGGGAAGGGATTTAGAGGATTGGAGAAGCAGTTAACCTTCTCCCCAGTTTAATGGCATTGTCTGTAAGGATCAGGTGGCGCATCTTCTCTCCGGCTTGTACTCCTGGACCAAGACCTGCAGCTCCCAGCTTTTAAGACTCCATCATGGCACAGGCTTGAGCACTTCATGATGTCATAGAAAACCACAGAGGCATCTTGAATGTTAAATGTACTAGGTGTCTGGTTTTTATTGAACATGGTTTATTCTGAGGCTGCTCTGATACTCTTAGCACATAATCTGAGTGATTACaaaacagatggagaaggaaatggcaacctactccagtattcttgcctggaaaatcctatggacagaggagcctggagggctctagtccatggggttgcaaaagagtgagacacaacttatcaactaaacaacaacaacagtgggtGCTACACTTAGGTAGCAGAGGAGGCCAAGTGCTTCCAAGTTGCTCCTCTGTGCGAGGCTGGTGACCTTTGTTGAGGCCACAGGCAAGCACATTTCACCTTTGCTTTTCTCACCTCTCCCATTTGTAGCCATCCCTCTTCAACCGCCTCATAGCTTTTACCCTGTCATACTGTTTGTAAGCACACAGTAAATTCATTTACACTAAGCTACAATAACACAtgggcttccgcagtggctcagcagtaaggaatccccctgtaatgcaggagccacaggagacgcagattcgatccctgggtctggaagatcccctggaagagggcatggcaacccactccacagtaattccatggacagaggagtctggtgggctacagtccatagggtcacaaggagtcagacatgactgaaggaacttagcacacacgcacgcacaatGACACATAATCCCTTATGTGAGTCTGGCCTTTGTGTAGTGATGTCACTTGTAGAAAACTTATTTCATTCTCATTATAGCCCTAAGGAGTGGGGAAGTTAGAGACTGGTCtcgttttgttgttgttgttgttcagttgcccggtcctgtctgactcgctgcgaccccaaggactgcagcaggccaggcctccctgtccctcaccatctcttggagtttgcccaagttcatgttcattgcatcaatgatgccatccagccatctcatcctctgacgccctcttctccttctgtcctcagtctttcccagcattaggtgCTTTTTCAATgcgtcatctgttcacatcagatgaccaagatactggagcttcagcttcagcatcagtccttccagtgaatattcagggttgatctcccttaagattgactggtttgatccccttgctgtccaagggaccctcaggagtccagcaccacagttcgaaggcatcaattctttggcattctgccttctttacagtccagctcccacaaccatacgtgaccactgggaagactatagccttgactatacggacatttgtcagcagggtaatgtctctgcttttcaacacagtcTAGGTTTtttcatcgctttcctgccaagaaggagTTGTCTTCTGAtctcatggctgccgtcaccatccgcagtgattttggagtccaagaagagaaaatctatcactgcttccaccttttccctttctatttgacATGCAGTAATGGGGCTAGATGCCATGACTTGGTTTTCTTTAGTATTTAGTCTTAAGACAGctcttttactctcctccttcacccttgtcaagaggctctttaactccttttcgctttctgccattagagtggcatcatccaCATATcggaggttgttgatgtttctcccacctatcttgattccagtttgtaactcatccagcctggcatttctcctgatgtgctcagcgtataggttaaacaaacagggtgacagcaaaCAGCcatgtcatactcctttctcaatcttgaaccaatcagttgttccatacagggttctaactgctgcctcttgacccacatacagatttctcaggagacaggtaagctggtctggtattcccatctttgtAAGAGCTTTCCACAATTTGTCAtaatccacacagtgaaagacttcagtgtagtcgatgaaacagagatagatgtttttttcctgaaattcccattttatagagaagGAACAAAGGTTCGGGGAATATGAACAGCCAGCCACTAGAGTCTCCCTCAGGGGAGAACTTAACCAGGAGACTTGAGCACAGGTTTCTTTCCGCCACCCAGTTCCACATATTACCGCAGTATTTGCATTTTGACAGGAATCCTGTGCTGAAGGCAGGTAACCACTTAACTGAGGGCTTCAGACATCAacccagagagagaaaacattttttcagtGAAGCCCTGAGTAATGCAACATAAGTCACTGCCTCTGCCTGCACATTGCCTGTCCGTTGTGTGATCACAGGCAAGTTACAGAAAATTGTGCTTCACTTCTCCTGTTTGTGAAATGGAAATAGCTGTATCTGCCTCACAGGATTTTTCTGACAGTTTCCTGAAATACCACCTTCCTAAATATGTGACGATATTCTTGTCACATAGCAGGTCTCATCAAATCTCATCTACTCTTTCCCTTTGCTTCCCCATTTTGCCAACATACAAGGCAGGCCATGCAAAGCCAGAACCCTGAGCTCACCCAGGCCCTGCAAAGACCCTTCTGAACACCTCCTCTTCACTTGTGCCCTCAGCCCTTTCTCCTGTCCCCTCAGTTCCTGTGTCCAGCCACGCCaacctttcttcccttctcaaaCCAGCTGCCCATTTTTCCTCCACACTGCACGCTGGGTCCTCCGGCTGAAGCCCACCTCCttgccctcctgccctcctctgtCCTCACGCTCCAGGTATAAGCCAAGTCCCTTCTTTAGGAAGGACTGAAGTAGCTTCCCCCTATTGTTCTTCCCCACTgcacttttcctttccttctgttattACAGTCTGAAGGTACTTGCGACTCCTACATTTACTGGCGgtgtttctctcttctccactaGACTGTCACCTCCCATGTTGGCCACGGCCTCCAGGGCAGAATGTAGCTCATAAGttgtttccaataaatatttgtggactgTGTGTTGGATGAATGcttcttttccctctccctcttggGATGCCCTCCTACAGCCTCCTCACCAAGTCATGCACTTCCTCAAAGGCACATACCTGAACATTCCCTCCATTTTCCCCAACATTTATTCATACATTATTGTGAGTGAGGTGTTTCATGATTCCTTAATCACATTACTAATTTTCCAAGGGCTAAGACTCATTCAAGATCTTTTTTGGAATTCCCCATAAACCTGGTAGAAAAGCTGGGAAGGCTATCAGTGCTCAGTATTTCTTGATGGATGAATAAATCAAGCAGTCAATCCAGGTATAATCCTTTTGCACAAAGAAAATCTTCACTTAGCAAATACAGAGAGACTATAGCAGCAAACCAGTTTCTCACCATGACACATTGCTGTAGTCCCTCTTCTGGGGTTACTATTTTGAGTTCCAGTGAGAAGCAAACAATCTTATCTTGAAAAGGgaattggatttatttttaataagaaagcCTGAATTGGAAGCTTgaatttttccccaaaatttaatAACAGCACTGATAAAGCCTTACTCTCCTCAGCCAGCCCTGTTTCAGATATAAGAAAACAAAGCTTCCATGTAAGCTCCTGTCTTGGTGTTAGAGCAAGACCTGTAAGACCAACCATATTTAAATTCATTGAGAGCCATGAGGGGGTCACGTAGCAGGGGCTTCTAGTCTGAGCATGATTTTAGAATCTGTCACTCCAACCCAGGTCTGGGCAGAGGCAATGAAGGGAAACATCAAGTTACTTGGAGCCACTGTCCCCAAACATTTGAGGTCCTGACAGTTCCCACTGATAACCTCAGTAAGTAAAGACAtagcttcttaaattttttttttatttttaaaaaaattttggctgtaCCACTCAGCCTGTGGGGTcccagtttcccaaccagggatcgaacctgcaccccttgcattggaaaccCAGAGTCctgactggactgccagggaagtcccaagacataGCTTTTGATCTCACCCTCTTCCTCCtttcacaactgaaaaaaaaaaaacaaaaaacatgtcaGTAAAACATGTCACTGTTATCCCCAAATGATAACTTACTGAGGGAGGATCCCAATTTCCACATTCATCCCACTATACCGAAATAGAACCTTCAGTTCCCTGGTTGCCCTGCTGCTCAACCTcaggttgttcagttgctcattttatcaatatttttgaatgattaacaacaactatatatatatatacatatatatatatatatatgtatatatatatataatgatttttgcattttaactTACTTTGACAATTGCCCAGCAAGTCCTTCTAGTTAGTATCTTGCCTCTAGTTTAGTTTTGATCTTAAAACACAGGCCAAGAGAAGGAAAGTAAGTTTTGCCAAAATACCTGTTGTCCCATGAACATTGTTGAGGTTGATGGGGCATCTTTGTGTGACATCATTCAATCCCTGTATTCCCACTCCTGCAGGGCTTTGTGACAGTCCACAGAGCCAGGAAGAGATGACTTCTGATGAGTCCCCTTCTATCCCCATCTCTCAGGCTGCAGGAGTCCTGAAGTTTGATGGAGGGCCATGCTATTCAAACAGCAGGCGTGGCTGAGACAGAAGCTCCTGGTCCTGGGAAGCCTTGCCGTTGGAAGTCTCCTGTATCTAGTCGCCAGAGTTGGGAGCTTGGATAGGTAGGTGATTAAACACATACTCATGCCCATGTGACTTTACGTCTCTTGATTTAAACTTCCTTAGGACATAATTTTAAATCTatccatttgttttcctttctcaacaTTCCCAGGAAACATATTTTTCTGCAGCATTGATTTTGATTTATTGAGCCTTTCAAAGAAAGAGATCCAAGTTGCTCAAACCAAGGTGTTCATCAAGATTCATTTGTATTCTGTGTGTGTTGATGTTTGTTTTCAGAGAAGGGATAAAGCCATGTACAGTAAAAATATCATTAACTAGAGCTCTGTGTGCATCTGGATGTTGACCTCTAGCCGTAGCAAAATAGTGATGATGTATTTATGTATCtacattttgatatttataaGTGGACAATTAATGTGCTACCAAGAGAGTTAAAATTATGTATGAGCCTGTAAAGGAGCTCATCAAATTTGGAATCCATTGCCCTGGAAAGATGACTGCAGGCTTGGGGCATTTTAACTATGTTAATTAGCTCTGGTTTCTAGGAACTGAACATACTGGACAAGGAGGCTGTCACTCAGAGTAATTCAATTCCCAGAAAGCAATGGAAAATCCATGGAGAGGAAATTTACAGAGCTAGGATTTGGCTCTAAATAAGCCAACATTGAAAGGCACCAGACCTGCGGAAGTCCCGGCAATGTCAGCTAGCTTCACATTGAATATTTCTGGATTGTCCCACTTCTGGGATGATTGGAAAGGACACAGAAGTTAATTTCTGAAATGTGAAGCTTCCTTCTTTgccctttaaaataaattcttgcaCTTAAAAGACAACTCAGTTCCCatttcatgtccaactctttgagaccccatggacttctctagaccagaatactggagtgggtagcctttcccttttccaggggatcttcccaacccagggatcaaacccaagtctcccgcattgcaagcagattctttaccagctgagccacaaaggaagccctatGAAAGTGCAGccacacattaaaataaaaacatcttcctgacaatttttcttctctatagaTCTTATCACACAAATATTTAACAAGTAATAATGGTTTTTTCCTTCAGCCAGTGTTAATTTTGATTGATAAAATGAGCCCTTTGATGTTTTTCAATTCAAAATTCCTGAGTAAACTTCCTATTCACTAGTTGCTAACCATGGGAAATGATATAGCCCAGAGCTTATCACTGACTCGTAAAGTAGTGCTTGTTGTTAGTGAAAAGCCTTGACAGGGTGCCATTGTCCTGTGTCCATAATGGAACTTTTATATCAAGTTCttcctaatattttaatttttttctaatcgTTTGCTTTTAATAATTGATCTAATGATCATTAGCACATTAGTTATTTAGttgataattttcatttttaacctgGTCTCGAGTCTTTAATGAGGTAGCTTTTATAAGAACTTGGATTGCTTTGCTTTCTCAAAACCTCTCACTTGCAAGTCTGAGCAGAAACTGGCACATGTTGACATAAGTTTGTCCTTAGAAACTGAAAAGCCTGCTCTCTTGGTAAGAGGCTGAACTCAGTTACTTCTACTGTCCTTTCCAATCCTAagatttctgatttttcagtCTGGGGTCCATGCCTGCTCTCTAGGAATCAGAAATAATATGATATTTTCTCTTATCTTAAATAAGGGAACGCAAAAAGCAATCGTTCGGTGGGGAATGAGCTCCCATGATAGAAggtaaataaaggaaagaaagaaaatggcctTTTCTAGATATAGGAAAATTTCTTTCCAGTTCAAACAAGGCAGAGAGTGTTTCAGGCTCTCTCAACCTGGGTTCTGTGAGAGAATCAAGTCCTACAGGAAAACATTTGATTGACCATTTCCTTACTTCTCCCAAGGACAGCATCATTCAAGATGCCTGGGAGAAAAGTCCATCTATTACATTCAATGGATGGCTTACGGAATTTGGATTTAATTCTCAACTAGAGCCCAGCAAGACCTAAAACATGAATTTGTAACATCCCAATCAATGTCACAATTAAAAACATACTTTGAGTACATATGTATTGCTACTTTTATATCTTCCACTTAGAGCTCTAGCATATCAACCCTATTAacagatttataaaaacaaaattcattttctctaaaatattaGCTGATAAACCATGTTTTTAATAGTGTGCTATATGTTCATGCTTTACACAATGAGCAAAAGTTGTTTATAAAATCATAACAAAaactcactgaaaaataaaatatgttcataAGCATCAAAACAGAGAGCTGCTTCAATAGCACAGGTGAAGCCCCTTCCCCTCAGTTCTGCAGAATGCCTTGGTATAACCTTAAggtttctcccttctccttttaatTGTAaacattacagaaaataaaaaagattcagTGGGGTCTCTTGGGAAAAGCAAGAGACAGCCTCATTGCCCTACAGAGAGGAGGAGATCAACTCCAAATTATTAGGGTAACAAGAAGCTTCAGTTGGAGGAACTGGTTTAACAGCCGTTTTGACTAACACTATACCCTttaataagaaagtgaaaatgccTTCTCAAGTAAACTCAGGAAAATTATAATGAATTTCAGTTCAATTCTAGACTATCCCCAAAAGGAAATTCAATTTACTAACCATATAAATTGGCCACACCAAATTAAATAGCCACTCCAGTCTAATATTGTGATTGTTACTACACCTTTCTCTGAAAAAAAGCAGCAGTGGTTGTTCCTTGCTTAGGGCAATGTTGAAGTGGAAATCCTCTTTTCTGGCTTCATCCaatgccttccttccttcacaaATTTGAGTCCCTGATTTAAGTGCACTTGGCAATGAGGACCTCAGGTTTCTGGGGCTGCCAAGGACTTGTTGATTTCTGATCCCAGGTGTGATAGGTGATATACAGCACTTGCTGATTGCATTGGATTTGCTCCTACATTCAGCAAAGTAAAAACATAAGCCTGACctttttagaaagaaagagagagagaggcagaagaaaTATGTACTCTGCTAGCTGTCCCCAGGGCCAAAGGCAGAAATTCTCATAGAATGTAAAGCTCAGCAAGTGCCAAGATTGGAATTTTGCAGGTTGATGATGCAAATAGTCAAGAGCAGAAACTGGGACCTCTTTTCAGAGTCTGTCTCAAAGGTTTTCAAAGTCATATGAGGGCAGCTGAGCTGTAATAAAATAATGCCACAGGAAACCCACAGGCCGTGGCCTCCTAGCTGCGCTTTAGCCCCCCAGCCGACGATTCTCATCTTCcatctttcatattttctaaatgatGTTAACTGGTGAGCTGTTAAAAGGCTATTAATATGGCTGGTGTCACTTGTCTGTCCTGTATTGTGAATGTCAGTACACGCTGTAGTCAATTAAGTGCTTggtgaataaaaattttaagaagcacTAATAAAAATATCCCATCAATTATGTGTGCTCCATTTAATACAGGgttgcttaaaataaaatttcccaaaCATCTGTTGATTATAGATTGCAGCAGGCAGGGAACAATggttttatttatgcatttaaagtCTTGCTCTGACTGGAGAACCAGAGAAATGAGAAGTTAGTTGCAATGAGCTCCTTAGAGTGTCTCTCTGTTGCTTACAGGCTACAACCCATCTGCCCCATCGAAGGCCGATTCGGAGCCCGTGGCCAGGCTGAATTCCCCCTGCGCGCCCTACAGTTTAAGCGTGGCCTGCTGCACGAGTTCCGGAAGGGCAACTCTTCGAAGGAGCAGGTACACCTTCATGACCTGGTCCAGCAACTTCCCAAGGCCATTATCATTGGAGTGAGGAAAGGAGGCACCAGGGCCCTGCTTGAGATGCTGAACCTCCATCCAGCAGTGGTCAAAGCCTCTCAAGAAATCCACTTTTTTGACAATGATGAGAATTATGCCAAGGGCATTGAGTGGTATAGGAAAAAGATGCCTTTTTCCTACCCTCAGCAAATCACAATTGAAAAGAGTCCAGCATATTTTATCACGGAGGAGGTTCCGGAAAGGATTTACAAAATGAACTCATCCATCAAGTTGTTGATCATTGTCAGGGAGCCAACCACAAGAGCTATTTCTGATTACACTCAGGTGctagaggggaaggagaggaagaataaAACTTATTACAAGTTTGAGAAGCTGGCCATAGACCCTAATACCTGCGAAGTGAATACGAAATACAAGGCAGTAAGAACCAGCATCTACACCAAACATCTGGAAAGGTGGTTGAAGTACTTTCCAATTGAGCAATTCCACATTGTTGATGGAGATCGCCTCATCACGGAACCCCTACCAGAACTTCAACTTGTGGAGAAGTTCCTAAATCTTCCCCCAAGGATAAGTCAATACAATTTGTATTTCAATGCTACCAGAGGGTTTTACTGCTTGCGATTTAACATTATCTTTAACAAGTGCCTGGCGGGTAGCAAGGGGCGCATTCATCCAGAGGTGGACCCCTCTGTCATTACCAAATTGCGCAAATTCTTTCACCCTTTCAATCAAAAATTTTACCAGATCACTGGGAGGACATTGAACTGGCCCTAAAATAATGCGTCATACAACACTGTGTGTTGTGCCTGGAGACAGACAATGTCTCTTCTAGATTAAAATATGCACTTTTCCTAGACACAACTGTCCACGTCATTTTTCCATGTATACTTGTACATATGCAGTGTGTGACCAAATATAAGATCAGCTCTTTTTCTACTGAAAatttacaaaatcaaaacaaaacaccaattTGCAGTCTACATAGTTGCATCTTTTATGCTATTTACAAAAAGAAGAGGTGGTGGTACTGGGAAAAAGTGACTTCAGCTATTCTCAAAGAGTTAGTCTTCCTTCGAGTCAGGATTTGTCACCTGCCATTTTCATAGATTTAAGCCAAAAGATGAACATGTGAAAATGTACCAATGGCTGTGAAGTTTCAGGAAGTAGAGGATTCAGTTATGCATACTTTTCTAAGGGAAAGCTGACTCTTTAATTCAGTTGCTGAATTGAtgccatgaaaacagaaaatactattttcttattatttaaaagaatgtCTTAGCTCATAAAATTGACATCATTCCAAAGTTCCCGTGGTGATTTTGCACTATTGTTTTCTCGTATGGATCATGGTGTCACTTGTAGCATGTCAATCACACGTCGGAAAGTTGAGTCcttttgcttccatgttctatgTCAACAAAGAGAAATGTCATGTACATATTGTATATAGTTGTAAATACTGCTTTCACACTAAGTAATTCTATTTTGTAAACTGAATATGGCTATTTAATTTATTGTGGAAATTAAATTTATTGtggtatttaaaaaatggaatggaTTAAAATTACTCTATGTGCaattttttttactcatttgtCTTACATGCCCCTTGCTGGCTCCCAAAGTCAAAGCTGTTTATGTACACACAAGAGCACTTGGAAAGATGCCCTTCTCCATTGAGTTTCTGTACCCTTGTGACAATGCAGTTATGAAGTGAGGttgactatattttaaaaaatatctcaacCATCCAGAAATCTAGTatagaagccaccacaaagagcAGTAGTGCTTCTCTGCTACaacttttaacaattaaaaaaattgcttCTGGTGCTGGGAGACAGACAAGAAATACTTTAACATAATCAAAGCATAGAAGAATCATAGTTTTATTTGAACCCAGTTAGACCAATAGAGAAATTAAATTAGATTAGAAAATTTGTGTAGCCTCTATACTGAAAGCTGCCAAAGCTTCAAAAATAAATACGAACTCTCAGAGCTCCCTCTTTAAGGAGCTCTCCCTCTTTATCTCTTTAAGATAAAACTACATCAGCCTGC
This is a stretch of genomic DNA from Odocoileus virginianus isolate 20LAN1187 ecotype Illinois chromosome 19, Ovbor_1.2, whole genome shotgun sequence. It encodes these proteins:
- the HS3ST5 gene encoding heparan sulfate glucosamine 3-O-sulfotransferase 5: MLFKQQAWLRQKLLVLGSLAVGSLLYLVARVGSLDRLQPICPIEGRFGARGQAEFPLRALQFKRGLLHEFRKGNSSKEQVHLHDLVQQLPKAIIIGVRKGGTRALLEMLNLHPAVVKASQEIHFFDNDENYAKGIEWYRKKMPFSYPQQITIEKSPAYFITEEVPERIYKMNSSIKLLIIVREPTTRAISDYTQVLEGKERKNKTYYKFEKLAIDPNTCEVNTKYKAVRTSIYTKHLERWLKYFPIEQFHIVDGDRLITEPLPELQLVEKFLNLPPRISQYNLYFNATRGFYCLRFNIIFNKCLAGSKGRIHPEVDPSVITKLRKFFHPFNQKFYQITGRTLNWP